In Novosphingobium aromaticivorans DSM 12444, the following proteins share a genomic window:
- the bphC gene encoding biphenyl-2,3-diol 1,2-dioxygenase: MSVVTELGYLGLSVSDLAAWRAYAAEVAGMEVVDEGEGDRLYLRMDLWHHRIVLHADGSDDLAYMGWRVAGPQEFAAMQEKLSAAGIPFTVGTEAEARERRVLGLLKLADPGGNPTEIFFGPQVDTHKPFHPGRPMFGKFLTGSQGIGHCILRQDDVEAAARFYELLGLRGSVEYHLHLPNGMVAQPYFMHCNERQHSVAFGLGPMEKRINHLMFEYTDLDDLGMAHDIVRGKKIDVALQLGKHANDQALTFYCANPSGWLWEFGWGARHSTGQQEYYTRDIFGHGNEAAGYGMDIPLL, translated from the coding sequence ATGTCGGTCGTCACCGAACTCGGCTATCTTGGTCTTTCCGTTTCCGATCTCGCTGCCTGGCGCGCTTACGCCGCCGAAGTCGCCGGCATGGAAGTCGTCGATGAAGGCGAAGGGGATCGGCTCTATCTGCGAATGGACCTTTGGCATCACCGCATCGTTCTGCACGCTGATGGCAGCGATGACCTGGCTTACATGGGCTGGCGCGTGGCCGGGCCGCAGGAATTCGCCGCGATGCAGGAAAAGCTGAGCGCGGCGGGAATCCCCTTCACCGTGGGCACCGAAGCCGAGGCGCGCGAACGCCGGGTTCTCGGGCTGCTCAAGCTGGCCGATCCGGGCGGCAACCCGACCGAGATCTTCTTCGGCCCCCAGGTCGATACGCACAAGCCGTTTCATCCTGGCCGTCCGATGTTCGGCAAGTTCCTGACCGGCTCGCAAGGGATCGGGCACTGCATCCTGCGCCAGGACGATGTCGAGGCGGCGGCCCGGTTCTATGAACTGCTCGGCCTGCGCGGGTCGGTTGAATACCATCTCCACCTGCCCAACGGCATGGTCGCCCAGCCCTATTTCATGCATTGCAACGAGCGCCAGCACTCGGTCGCCTTCGGCCTCGGACCGATGGAAAAGCGCATCAACCACCTGATGTTCGAATACACCGATCTCGACGATCTCGGCATGGCTCACGACATTGTGCGCGGGAAGAAGATCGATGTAGCGCTGCAGCTTGGCAAGCACGCCAACGATCAGGCCCTGACCTTCTATTGCGCCAATCCGTCGGGTTGGTTGTGGGAGTTCGGCTGGGGCGCCCGCCACTCGACCGGCCAGCAGGAATACTACACCCGCGACATCTTCGGCCATGGCAACGAGGCGGCTGGCTACGGGATGGACATTCCGCTGCTCTGA
- a CDS encoding non-heme iron oxygenase ferredoxin subunit, with protein MSNKLRLCEAASVKDGEPVAAFAEGMPALAVYNVDGEIFVTDNLCTHGNAMLTDGYQDGDIIECPFHGGSFDIKTGAAKAFPCQVAIASYPVEIEDGWVCITKPEGAA; from the coding sequence ATGTCAAACAAATTGCGACTCTGTGAAGCTGCCAGCGTGAAGGACGGCGAGCCGGTTGCGGCATTCGCAGAGGGAATGCCCGCCCTTGCCGTCTACAATGTCGATGGCGAGATTTTCGTTACCGACAATCTTTGCACCCACGGCAATGCCATGCTGACCGACGGATATCAGGATGGCGACATCATCGAGTGTCCGTTCCATGGCGGCTCGTTCGACATCAAGACCGGCGCAGCCAAGGCCTTTCCCTGCCAGGTGGCGATCGCGTCCTATCCGGTCGAAATCGAGGATGGCTGGGTCTGCATCACGAAGCCCGAAGGAGCAGCATGA
- a CDS encoding aromatic-ring-hydroxylating dioxygenase subunit beta, whose product MGLPTLEQMQFQHAAAQLNALHAELIDDDRLEEWPDLFEEKCQYSVISAENHNRSLNLAAVFCDSRGMLVDRIVSLRRANIFPAHSYRHILGPTRVKSTSGQIVTTQTNYVVLMTRNDGQTSIYNSGKYVDQIDVSGAAPRFLSKTAIFDTHLIDTMMVRPI is encoded by the coding sequence ATGGGCCTTCCCACCCTTGAGCAGATGCAGTTTCAGCATGCCGCTGCGCAACTTAATGCGCTTCATGCGGAACTGATCGATGACGACCGGTTGGAAGAATGGCCTGACCTGTTTGAAGAAAAGTGCCAGTACAGTGTGATCTCAGCGGAGAACCACAATCGTTCACTGAACCTGGCTGCGGTGTTCTGCGACAGCCGCGGCATGCTGGTCGATCGCATCGTCTCTTTGCGCCGCGCCAATATTTTTCCCGCGCACAGCTACCGGCATATTCTCGGTCCGACCCGCGTGAAGTCGACCAGCGGGCAGATCGTCACCACACAGACCAACTATGTGGTCCTGATGACGCGCAACGACGGTCAGACGTCGATCTACAATTCCGGAAAATATGTCGATCAAATCGACGTTTCCGGGGCTGCCCCGCGCTTCCTTTCCAAGACCGCGATCTTCGACACCCACCTCATCGATACGATGATGGTCCGCCCGATCTAG
- a CDS encoding aromatic ring-hydroxylating dioxygenase subunit alpha: protein MSIPQQTDALDQAPSTAGCRVPYRVFTDRQYYDREQENIFKGNCWSFVGLEAEVPQAGDFKSTFVGETPVILTRDSDGSLHVVVNRCAHRGALVCREMRGNRASLECVYHQWAYDLKGNLIGVPFRRGLKGQGGMPGDFDMSQHNLRQLRTESVGGLVFASFSETVESCRDFLGPIVVEQIERIMCKPITVLGDQRQRIRGNWKLYAENTRDPYHASLLHLFHNTFGLYRSTQTGKALMDANKRHSLLYSIAASNDDAADKQAYGDSRTFDTEFKLQDMSLLKGRQEFADNVTLVILAVYPNLVLQQIQNTLAVRQTVTYGPDEFELVWTHFGYQDDDAEMQAIRLKQANLIGPAGLISMEDGEAVEIVQNAIVGEASATSYIAMGGGRAEDADHLVTEGAIIGFWDNYREMVGFEVEPT from the coding sequence ATGTCCATTCCCCAGCAAACAGACGCCTTGGATCAAGCCCCGTCCACTGCAGGATGCCGGGTTCCGTACCGCGTTTTCACCGATCGCCAGTACTACGATCGCGAACAGGAGAACATTTTCAAGGGTAACTGCTGGTCCTTCGTCGGACTTGAGGCTGAAGTTCCGCAGGCGGGTGATTTCAAATCGACCTTCGTGGGCGAAACACCGGTGATCCTCACGCGCGACAGCGACGGCTCGTTGCATGTCGTGGTCAATCGCTGCGCCCATCGCGGCGCCCTGGTCTGCCGCGAAATGCGCGGCAACCGCGCAAGCCTGGAATGCGTCTACCACCAATGGGCCTACGATCTGAAGGGGAACCTGATCGGGGTACCCTTCCGCCGCGGCCTCAAGGGACAGGGCGGGATGCCGGGCGATTTCGACATGTCCCAGCACAATCTTCGCCAGCTGCGCACCGAATCCGTTGGCGGTCTGGTGTTTGCCTCATTCTCCGAAACTGTCGAATCCTGCCGCGATTTCCTCGGCCCGATCGTGGTCGAGCAGATCGAGCGGATCATGTGCAAGCCGATCACCGTGCTGGGCGACCAGCGCCAGCGGATCCGCGGGAACTGGAAGCTCTACGCCGAGAACACCCGCGATCCCTACCACGCGAGCCTGCTGCACCTGTTTCACAACACGTTCGGTCTCTATCGCTCGACCCAGACAGGTAAGGCATTGATGGATGCCAACAAACGCCACTCGCTGCTCTATTCGATCGCGGCCAGCAACGACGATGCCGCCGACAAGCAGGCCTATGGCGATTCCCGCACCTTCGACACCGAATTCAAGCTGCAGGACATGTCGCTGCTGAAAGGTCGGCAGGAATTCGCGGACAATGTTACGCTGGTGATCCTCGCGGTCTACCCCAACCTGGTCCTCCAGCAGATCCAGAACACTCTCGCGGTGCGCCAGACGGTGACCTACGGGCCGGATGAATTCGAGCTCGTCTGGACCCATTTCGGCTACCAGGACGACGATGCGGAAATGCAGGCCATCCGGCTCAAGCAAGCCAACCTGATCGGCCCCGCCGGGCTCATTTCGATGGAAGACGGCGAAGCGGTGGAAATCGTCCAGAACGCCATCGTCGGCGAGGCAAGCGCGACGTCCTACATCGCGATGGGTGGCGGCCGGGCCGAGGATGCCGACCATCTCGTCACCGAGGGCGCGATCATCGGCTTCTGGGACAATTATCGCGAAATGGTCGGCTTTGAGGTGGAGCCGACATGA
- a CDS encoding 2-hydroxychromene-2-carboxylate isomerase, whose translation MTRTIDFYFDFISPFSYLAQLKLPEIARAAGCTVDYWPIDIPEAKIAAGNYGPSNREVLPKIKVMKADLERWAERYGVPLTFPASFACADWNCAVLFAREHGKAEAFVTDAYRRIWGQGIDPGDRNELAACAIAAGLDPAALIAFVESPAGQNEYRKARSQAIQRGVYGAPLMFVDDQIFWGNDRLDFLAEYLNNSK comes from the coding sequence ATGACCCGCACGATCGACTTCTACTTCGATTTCATCAGCCCGTTCAGCTACCTTGCGCAGCTCAAGCTGCCGGAGATCGCGCGGGCAGCGGGATGCACGGTCGATTACTGGCCGATCGACATTCCCGAAGCCAAAATTGCCGCCGGCAACTATGGCCCGTCCAATCGCGAGGTATTGCCCAAGATCAAGGTCATGAAGGCAGACCTTGAGCGCTGGGCCGAGCGCTATGGAGTGCCCCTCACCTTTCCAGCCAGCTTCGCTTGCGCAGACTGGAATTGCGCGGTGCTGTTCGCCCGCGAGCACGGTAAGGCCGAGGCATTTGTGACCGATGCCTACCGCCGGATCTGGGGCCAGGGGATCGATCCCGGCGACCGCAACGAACTGGCCGCATGCGCGATAGCAGCGGGGCTTGATCCCGCGGCGCTGATCGCTTTCGTCGAATCGCCCGCCGGCCAGAACGAATATCGCAAGGCCCGGAGCCAGGCGATCCAGCGCGGCGTGTACGGTGCGCCGCTGATGTTCGTCGACGACCAGATTTTCTGGGGAAATGACCGATTGGATTTTCTTGCCGAGTATTTGAACAATTCAAAATAA
- a CDS encoding TonB-dependent receptor, producing MGATALTPQMALAQDITSESDESHATDTGLGDIIVTATRREARLQTVPVAVTAVTGDALASADVSTVRSLTQVVPGFIGSRNMGVFQPVVRGVGSTGISVGDEPNIATYVDGVYQPESAANWIDLVEVERVEVLRGPQGTTFGRNATGGLINVITPDPSFDFRGKASLRVGRMRRDAGDYDARLYFTGPMSDKVAADFAALFRKNDGYIDDLVRGGTLGNQRVIDLRSKLLFKPTDNFKVVLTGEYFNQESTTNSPQPLDGNTAGRNWPGVIVPTDAWQASLTEVPLLNLTRWSFALHTRLDLGSVMLETTSGFLNLRWQQTTDGDASNIKLSNFPAVFESESGSQEIKLSSANPGRFQWLVGGYFYQFGGGAPVLQPWSTTNPASPLAGPSLTPKLDGRSFAGFAEGTYEVQPKLFLTLGGRYTTETRWFSQSNNGVLLVDDVSKTFNKFNYKVGVRYEVTDKTNVYATYSTAFKSGVYNMAATGGTPVNPENIKAAEFGIKSDPLDWLRTNLAVYYYDYKDLQLQSKAPTGPGYILQNAANAEIYGGEFETTISPVRDLRLRAAVAYTHARYKDFPNAQGFTPIVSGNGDFAGNVAAPFDASGKVMTRAPEWSGNIGFDWGHDVGNGRVTLAGNLLWSSRVYYDFANRFSQRPYTLSNLSINWQPESEAFKVGLWVTNLTNEKVFQTIRPGTLGTDGFYEQPRKIGMTIETKF from the coding sequence ATGGGAGCGACCGCGCTGACGCCGCAGATGGCCTTGGCACAAGACATCACAAGCGAATCGGACGAATCCCACGCTACCGACACGGGCCTAGGTGACATTATCGTCACGGCCACTCGGCGCGAGGCCAGGCTGCAAACCGTGCCGGTTGCAGTTACTGCGGTTACCGGCGACGCTCTGGCTTCCGCCGATGTTTCGACGGTCCGCTCCCTCACTCAGGTTGTGCCGGGCTTCATCGGCAGCCGTAATATGGGCGTCTTCCAGCCGGTGGTCCGCGGGGTCGGCTCAACCGGCATTTCGGTTGGTGATGAACCCAATATCGCAACCTACGTCGACGGCGTCTATCAACCGGAATCGGCCGCCAACTGGATCGACCTGGTCGAGGTCGAACGGGTCGAGGTGCTGCGTGGCCCGCAGGGAACGACCTTTGGCCGCAATGCCACCGGCGGACTGATCAACGTAATCACCCCCGATCCCAGCTTCGACTTCCGCGGCAAGGCTTCGCTGCGCGTGGGGCGGATGAGGCGCGATGCCGGCGATTACGATGCCCGGCTCTATTTCACCGGCCCAATGAGTGACAAGGTCGCGGCTGATTTTGCCGCGCTTTTCCGCAAGAACGATGGCTATATCGACGATCTGGTCCGCGGCGGCACACTTGGCAACCAGCGCGTCATCGACCTGCGTAGCAAGTTGCTGTTCAAGCCGACCGACAATTTCAAGGTGGTCCTGACCGGGGAATACTTCAATCAGGAAAGCACCACCAATTCGCCGCAACCGCTGGACGGCAACACCGCGGGCCGCAACTGGCCGGGCGTGATCGTACCGACCGATGCCTGGCAGGCGTCGTTGACCGAGGTTCCGCTGCTCAATCTCACAAGGTGGAGCTTTGCGCTGCACACCCGGCTCGATCTGGGCAGTGTGATGCTTGAGACCACCTCTGGTTTCCTCAACCTGCGCTGGCAGCAGACCACCGATGGCGATGCCTCGAACATCAAGCTTTCGAACTTCCCGGCAGTGTTTGAATCGGAGTCGGGCAGCCAGGAAATCAAGCTGAGTTCGGCCAACCCCGGTCGCTTCCAGTGGCTGGTCGGCGGCTATTTCTACCAGTTCGGCGGCGGCGCGCCGGTGCTTCAGCCTTGGTCCACGACCAACCCGGCCTCGCCCCTGGCGGGTCCGTCGCTCACGCCGAAGCTTGATGGGCGCTCATTCGCGGGCTTTGCCGAAGGCACCTATGAGGTTCAGCCGAAGCTGTTCCTCACTCTTGGCGGGCGTTACACTACCGAGACGCGCTGGTTTAGCCAAAGTAACAATGGCGTATTGCTGGTCGATGACGTTTCAAAAACGTTCAACAAGTTCAACTACAAAGTCGGTGTCCGTTATGAGGTGACCGACAAGACCAACGTCTACGCCACCTACAGCACCGCGTTCAAAAGCGGGGTGTACAACATGGCGGCAACCGGCGGCACCCCGGTCAACCCGGAAAACATCAAGGCGGCTGAATTCGGGATCAAGTCCGATCCGCTGGACTGGCTGCGCACCAACCTTGCCGTCTATTATTACGACTACAAGGATCTGCAGCTTCAGTCGAAGGCCCCGACCGGCCCCGGATACATCCTGCAAAACGCCGCCAATGCCGAAATCTATGGCGGCGAGTTCGAGACCACCATCAGCCCGGTCCGCGACCTGAGGCTGCGCGCGGCGGTTGCCTATACCCATGCCCGCTACAAGGATTTCCCCAACGCCCAGGGATTTACGCCGATCGTCAGCGGCAATGGCGACTTTGCCGGCAACGTGGCGGCGCCGTTCGATGCATCCGGCAAGGTCATGACCCGGGCGCCGGAATGGTCGGGTAATATCGGGTTTGATTGGGGCCATGACGTCGGCAATGGCCGCGTCACCCTGGCAGGCAATCTCCTGTGGAGTTCCCGGGTCTATTACGACTTTGCCAACAGGTTCTCGCAGCGGCCCTACACCCTGTCCAACCTTTCGATCAATTGGCAGCCCGAAAGCGAAGCCTTCAAGGTTGGGCTGTGGGTGACCAACTTGACCAACGAAAAGGTCTTTCAGACCATACGTCCCGGAACGTTGGGCACCGACGGGTTCTACGAACAACCGCGCAAGATCGGGATGACGATCGAGACCAAATTCTGA
- a CDS encoding TonB-dependent receptor — MPNRLMYFRKAFLRASASAMVGYIGLVPISAHAQDAAASEPQAEEQQTGGLEEITVTARKRAENLQETPVAITAMTGGMLEERQVTNVAEVAKFAPNVNISPVANISGSSASITAFIRGVGQTDFNITVDPGVGVYVDGVYVARSVGALLDMADVSSVQVLRGPQGTLFGKNTIGGAIVVNSVEPQNDFDMKLEAATGRFNRADFKGMINVPLSDTLAMRAVASYETRDGYQKRLFDGGRQGNKDSFGGRIAFKWEPTDKLTVNLSGDINIRREEMAASTLVNLFESPNLLQVVDLNGRTVVFPSSTYAWNKLQGGAGFCGADGQLAPVNDPRCATTQWITGDIDSTWSGAKNQSDFDLWGTNLTLDYDFGDINLKSISSYRDQKATIQFDFDGTPHPYLNLTNNIDLWQASQEFQLTGSVLNDRVKFVLGGYYLKEKGQDKNNLLFGFADFFSGGKIDNDSYAAYLQATIKVTDRLSITPGIRYTDETKRFDPSFQTINVDYTAPLGQAGIIPYPQGVFIAFSQCVTGQPVPLLVTDPASPLFGFPLPGGCAPAATNPGGNHTMPAVQVAAKAKEWTPAISADYKITDDILVYASYSKGFKNGGFTQRIFPAEQVAPSFRPEFVESYELGLKTELLDRRLRLNLAAFMSNYDDIQVVVSEGIAPRARNAGSGRIKGFEVEGEAAPTDWLRLTFGVGYLDAYYRSIDPLAFPVNLNSKFAFVPEWTGSASFNADVYEGDMGKLTLRGDWSYQSETFKDAVNSPQLRQPGYSVFGASASFTEKSEHFTVTAGVTNLTDERYIQGGYVDPFVAGTALATYSRPREWFLKLAYKY; from the coding sequence ATGCCAAACCGACTAATGTATTTCAGGAAGGCCTTCCTGCGTGCCAGCGCCTCGGCTATGGTCGGATACATCGGGCTTGTGCCGATTTCGGCGCATGCACAGGATGCCGCAGCAAGCGAGCCCCAGGCCGAGGAGCAACAGACCGGCGGCCTCGAAGAGATCACCGTGACAGCGCGCAAGCGGGCCGAGAACCTGCAGGAAACACCAGTCGCGATCACCGCGATGACCGGCGGAATGCTCGAGGAACGCCAGGTCACCAACGTAGCAGAAGTCGCAAAATTCGCGCCGAACGTGAACATCTCGCCGGTCGCCAACATTTCGGGTTCGAGCGCCTCGATCACCGCGTTCATCCGCGGCGTGGGCCAGACCGATTTCAATATCACCGTCGACCCGGGCGTGGGCGTCTATGTCGATGGCGTCTATGTTGCCCGCTCGGTTGGCGCGCTGCTCGACATGGCCGACGTTTCGAGCGTCCAGGTCCTGCGCGGGCCGCAGGGCACACTGTTCGGCAAGAACACTATCGGCGGCGCGATCGTCGTCAATTCCGTCGAACCGCAGAACGATTTCGACATGAAGCTCGAAGCGGCGACCGGACGGTTCAACCGCGCCGATTTCAAGGGCATGATCAACGTACCGCTGAGCGACACTCTCGCAATGCGCGCGGTTGCTTCCTATGAAACCCGCGACGGCTACCAGAAGCGTTTGTTCGACGGAGGCCGCCAGGGCAATAAGGACAGCTTCGGCGGACGCATTGCGTTCAAGTGGGAGCCGACCGACAAGCTGACCGTCAACCTGAGCGGCGATATCAATATCAGGCGCGAAGAAATGGCTGCTTCGACGCTGGTCAACCTTTTCGAATCGCCCAACCTGCTGCAGGTTGTCGACTTGAATGGCCGAACCGTGGTTTTCCCCAGTTCGACTTATGCTTGGAACAAGTTGCAGGGCGGCGCAGGTTTCTGCGGTGCGGACGGGCAACTGGCACCGGTCAACGACCCGCGCTGCGCCACCACGCAGTGGATCACCGGCGATATCGATTCAACCTGGTCCGGTGCCAAGAACCAGTCGGATTTCGACCTGTGGGGCACGAACCTGACGCTGGATTATGATTTTGGTGACATCAACCTGAAGTCGATCAGCTCCTATCGCGATCAGAAGGCCACGATCCAGTTCGACTTCGACGGAACGCCACATCCCTACCTCAACCTGACAAACAATATCGATCTGTGGCAGGCTTCGCAGGAATTCCAGTTGACCGGCAGTGTCCTGAATGATCGGGTGAAGTTCGTTCTGGGCGGCTATTACCTGAAGGAAAAGGGCCAAGACAAGAACAACCTGCTGTTCGGCTTCGCTGACTTCTTCAGCGGCGGCAAGATCGACAACGACAGCTATGCTGCCTATCTGCAGGCAACGATCAAGGTGACCGATCGTCTTTCGATCACGCCGGGCATCCGCTATACCGACGAGACCAAGCGGTTCGATCCTTCGTTCCAGACCATCAATGTTGATTACACTGCTCCGCTTGGGCAGGCCGGCATCATCCCTTACCCCCAGGGCGTGTTCATCGCCTTCAGCCAGTGCGTGACCGGCCAGCCAGTGCCCTTGCTGGTGACCGATCCGGCGAGCCCGCTGTTCGGCTTCCCGCTGCCTGGAGGCTGCGCACCAGCCGCCACTAACCCTGGTGGAAACCACACGATGCCGGCGGTCCAGGTTGCCGCCAAGGCCAAGGAATGGACGCCGGCAATTTCGGCTGACTACAAGATCACCGACGATATCCTGGTCTATGCCTCCTATTCCAAGGGTTTCAAGAACGGCGGCTTCACGCAGCGAATCTTCCCGGCTGAACAGGTTGCGCCGTCGTTCAGGCCCGAATTCGTGGAATCATACGAACTCGGCCTCAAGACCGAGCTGCTGGATCGCCGCCTGCGGCTGAACCTCGCCGCGTTCATGTCAAACTACGATGACATCCAGGTCGTCGTCAGCGAAGGCATCGCCCCCCGGGCACGAAACGCCGGTTCCGGCCGGATCAAAGGCTTTGAAGTCGAAGGCGAGGCGGCTCCGACCGATTGGCTGCGCCTGACCTTCGGCGTTGGCTATCTTGATGCCTATTACCGCTCCATTGATCCGCTCGCGTTCCCCGTGAACCTGAACTCGAAGTTCGCCTTCGTGCCGGAATGGACCGGATCGGCCTCGTTCAACGCCGACGTCTATGAAGGTGACATGGGCAAGCTGACGCTGCGCGGAGACTGGTCGTACCAGAGCGAAACCTTCAAGGATGCGGTCAACAGCCCGCAACTGCGCCAGCCTGGCTACAGCGTCTTCGGCGCCAGTGCTTCGTTCACCGAGAAGAGCGAGCACTTCACCGTGACCGCTGGTGTGACCAACCTGACCGACGAACGCTATATCCAGGGCGGTTACGTAGATCCGTTCGTCGCCGGGACAGCGTTGGCAACCTATTCGCGCCCGCGTGAATGGTTCCTCAAGCTCGCCTATAAGTACTGA
- a CDS encoding NAD-dependent succinate-semialdehyde dehydrogenase, producing the protein MGVTIPPLERSDFLTGQPLVDGTEICAGSTYAVTNPATGKTLANVVKLGAAQTRRAIESNSRALIDWRKRPAQERARLLHDWLALVRLHRHDLGLLMTAEQGKPLAEALGEVDYAASFIQWFAEEARRVYGEVIPASADRRIVVIRQPVGVAGAITPWNFPAAMITRKVAPALAAGCTVTLKPSELTPMTAFALAKLAREAGVPPGVFNVVCGDAPEIGSVLTSHPDVTKFTFTGSTAIGKLLTAQCAATLKRVSMELGGNAPLLVFDDADLDQAVEGAIASKFRNTGQTCVCANRILVQSGIHDRFVEALAARVSAFRVGNGLEGATDQGPLITASALAKVQGHVADAVAQGAQLVTGGKRHEAGELFFQPTVLTGARPAMRLADEETFGPVAPVFRFETEAEALALANATHSGLAAYAFTRDIDRAWRVSEGLETGMVGLNSGIVSTETAPFGGIKESGLGREGSRHGIEEFLEMKTISVGVRPESPV; encoded by the coding sequence TTGGGCGTTACGATCCCCCCGCTCGAGCGCAGCGATTTCCTGACCGGCCAACCACTTGTCGACGGCACCGAGATCTGTGCCGGCTCTACCTACGCGGTCACTAACCCGGCAACCGGCAAAACGCTGGCGAATGTCGTCAAGCTGGGCGCTGCCCAGACGCGTCGGGCAATTGAAAGCAATTCCCGCGCCTTGATCGATTGGCGCAAGCGGCCCGCTCAGGAACGCGCGCGCCTGCTGCATGACTGGCTGGCGCTGGTCCGGCTCCATCGCCACGATCTTGGTTTGCTGATGACCGCCGAACAGGGCAAACCGCTGGCCGAAGCGCTGGGCGAGGTCGATTACGCCGCAAGTTTCATCCAGTGGTTCGCTGAAGAGGCGCGCCGTGTCTATGGCGAGGTCATTCCGGCCAGCGCTGACCGGCGGATCGTCGTGATCCGTCAGCCGGTCGGCGTGGCGGGCGCCATTACGCCGTGGAACTTTCCCGCCGCGATGATCACCCGCAAGGTCGCGCCTGCACTGGCGGCGGGCTGCACCGTGACCCTCAAACCGTCCGAACTCACCCCCATGACCGCTTTCGCTCTGGCGAAGCTCGCTCGCGAAGCGGGCGTTCCGCCCGGCGTGTTCAACGTGGTCTGCGGGGATGCGCCCGAAATCGGATCGGTCCTGACCAGCCATCCCGATGTTACGAAGTTCACCTTCACCGGTTCGACCGCGATTGGCAAGCTGTTGACCGCTCAATGCGCTGCCACGCTCAAGCGGGTTTCGATGGAACTGGGCGGCAATGCCCCGCTGCTGGTGTTCGACGATGCCGATCTCGATCAGGCTGTCGAGGGGGCGATCGCCTCGAAATTCCGTAACACCGGACAGACCTGCGTTTGCGCCAACCGGATCCTCGTGCAAAGCGGCATTCATGACCGCTTCGTCGAGGCGCTGGCCGCCAGGGTCTCCGCGTTCCGGGTCGGAAACGGCCTTGAAGGTGCAACCGACCAGGGACCGTTAATCACCGCATCAGCCTTGGCCAAGGTTCAGGGACATGTCGCCGATGCCGTGGCGCAAGGTGCCCAGCTGGTCACCGGCGGCAAGAGACACGAGGCCGGAGAACTGTTCTTCCAACCAACTGTGCTGACTGGAGCGAGACCGGCGATGCGGCTGGCGGACGAGGAGACCTTCGGGCCGGTGGCCCCGGTGTTCCGTTTCGAAACCGAGGCCGAAGCGCTGGCGCTTGCCAACGCCACGCACTCGGGGCTGGCGGCCTATGCCTTCACCCGCGACATTGACCGCGCCTGGCGGGTTTCCGAAGGCCTTGAGACCGGGATGGTCGGCTTGAACAGCGGCATCGTCTCGACCGAGACCGCCCCGTTTGGCGGCATCAAGGAATCGGGACTGGGCCGAGAAGGTTCGCGACACGGTATTGAAGAATTCCTGGAGATGAAGACCATCAGTGTTGGGGTCCGGCCCGAGAGTCCGGTGTAA
- a CDS encoding UbiX family flavin prenyltransferase: MKRMVVGITGATGSVYGLRLLELLRETGGWETHLVMSPAALLNIREELPEGKARLEALADVVHNVRNVGASIASGSFVCEGMAIAPCSMRTLGAVAHALSDNLITRAADVMLKERRRLVMITREAPLNLAHLRNMTACTEMGAVIFPPVPAFYARPTSLADVVDHTCMRVLDLFGLHAKSEKRWQGLSKEAASLVPGAGQMEGN, from the coding sequence GTGAAGCGCATGGTCGTGGGGATTACCGGCGCAACCGGCTCGGTCTATGGTCTTCGCCTGCTTGAGCTGCTGCGCGAGACGGGCGGTTGGGAAACCCATCTGGTAATGTCTCCGGCTGCGCTGCTCAACATTCGCGAGGAACTGCCCGAAGGCAAAGCCCGGCTCGAAGCGCTGGCCGATGTGGTGCACAACGTCCGCAACGTCGGCGCCTCGATCGCCAGCGGTTCGTTCGTATGCGAAGGCATGGCGATTGCGCCCTGTTCGATGCGCACGCTGGGCGCGGTGGCGCACGCCCTGTCCGACAACCTTATCACCCGCGCGGCCGACGTGATGCTGAAGGAACGGCGCCGCCTGGTGATGATCACCCGCGAAGCGCCGCTCAACCTGGCGCACCTGCGCAACATGACGGCCTGCACCGAAATGGGGGCGGTGATCTTCCCCCCGGTGCCGGCCTTCTATGCGCGGCCGACCTCGCTGGCCGACGTGGTCGATCACACCTGCATGCGGGTACTGGATCTGTTCGGGCTTCATGCGAAGTCGGAGAAACGCTGGCAAGGCCTTAGCAAAGAGGCGGCAAGCCTTGTTCCGGGTGCTGGGCAAATGGAAGGGAATTGA